The following are from one region of the Sphingomonas sp. J315 genome:
- the xrtA gene encoding exosortase A translates to MSVAATHLLDARWQRHGAMLAGVWAVLLLLFRGDVSDLTAIYWTNTTFGHCLFVAPVVAWLVWQRRVDLTKVPPVAWWPGLVVVAGGAGAWLLGDAAGVALFRHLGLVAMMQGAVVALLGPNVVRALAFPLAYMIFLVPFGEGLEKPLQDLTVAILVPLLDLFGVPAHVDGVLITTPNGYFEVAEACSGAKFVIAMIAYGALVANVCYTRWTRRVAFMAVALIVPIIANGFRAFGTVYAAYLTSVEAATGFDHILYGWVFFGAVMAGVLAIGWKWFDRDPDAPWFDPAKLQARWPGTAQMPAVVALVALTVVSLFMAWAAVIAARADTLPAKVAAPQVAGWTQVPLSSRAVWKPNFPGADHFVMTRYSDGMGAQVDLVLAVYASQREGKELVGFGQGAIRENDSWVRIEDLPTLEGGSALRMTAPGPVEREVVTWYRVGDAVTGSPSRVKAETLKAKLLGGRHRAVAVMVSAEKGELPTRAAIKRFLGAMPPVDVLADRAAGVD, encoded by the coding sequence ATGTCAGTGGCGGCGACGCACCTGTTGGATGCCCGTTGGCAGCGTCATGGCGCGATGCTGGCGGGCGTCTGGGCGGTGCTGCTGCTGCTGTTCCGGGGCGATGTCAGTGACCTGACTGCGATCTACTGGACCAACACGACGTTCGGTCATTGCCTGTTCGTCGCGCCAGTCGTGGCGTGGCTGGTGTGGCAGCGGCGGGTCGATCTGACCAAGGTGCCGCCTGTAGCCTGGTGGCCGGGGCTGGTTGTCGTCGCTGGTGGCGCGGGCGCGTGGCTGCTGGGCGATGCGGCGGGAGTCGCGCTGTTCCGGCATCTCGGGCTGGTGGCGATGATGCAGGGCGCGGTGGTCGCGTTGCTTGGCCCGAATGTGGTGCGCGCGCTGGCGTTTCCGCTGGCATATATGATTTTTCTGGTGCCGTTCGGCGAGGGGCTGGAAAAGCCGCTCCAGGATCTGACCGTTGCGATCCTGGTGCCGCTGCTCGACCTGTTCGGTGTGCCGGCGCATGTCGATGGTGTGCTGATTACCACCCCCAATGGCTATTTCGAGGTGGCCGAGGCGTGTTCGGGCGCGAAGTTCGTGATCGCGATGATCGCGTACGGGGCGCTGGTGGCGAATGTTTGCTACACGCGCTGGACCCGGCGCGTGGCGTTCATGGCCGTGGCCCTGATCGTGCCGATCATCGCCAACGGATTTCGCGCGTTCGGAACGGTCTATGCCGCCTATCTGACGTCGGTCGAGGCGGCGACGGGGTTCGACCACATCCTCTATGGCTGGGTGTTCTTCGGCGCGGTGATGGCCGGCGTGCTGGCGATCGGGTGGAAATGGTTCGACCGCGACCCCGATGCGCCGTGGTTCGATCCCGCCAAGTTGCAGGCGCGCTGGCCGGGGACGGCGCAGATGCCGGCGGTGGTGGCGCTGGTGGCGCTCACAGTGGTGAGCCTGTTCATGGCGTGGGCGGCGGTGATCGCGGCGCGGGCCGATACGCTGCCTGCCAAGGTTGCCGCCCCACAGGTCGCAGGGTGGACGCAAGTACCGCTGAGCAGCCGCGCGGTGTGGAAGCCCAATTTCCCCGGCGCCGATCATTTCGTGATGACGCGCTATTCGGACGGGATGGGCGCGCAGGTCGATCTGGTGCTGGCGGTCTATGCCAGCCAGCGCGAGGGGAAGGAACTGGTCGGATTTGGCCAGGGCGCAATCCGCGAGAATGACAGCTGGGTGCGGATCGAGGATCTGCCGACGCTGGAGGGTGGGAGCGCGCTGCGGATGACCGCACCCGGGCCGGTCGAGCGTGAGGTCGTGACCTGGTATCGCGTCGGCGATGCTGTGACAGGCAGCCCGTCGCGGGTGAAGGCCGAGACGCTGAAGGCCAAGCTGCTCGGCGGGCGGCACCGTGCGGTCGCGGTGATGGTGTCGGCGGAGAAGGGCGAACTGCCGACACGCGCGGCGATCAAGCGGTTTCTGGGCGCGATGCCGCCGGTGGACGTGCTGGCGGATCGGGCGGCGGGAGTCGATTGA
- a CDS encoding TIGR03087 family PEP-CTERM/XrtA system glycosyltransferase: MGDILFLAHRVPFPPDRGDKIRAFNIIRYLSERKRVHLVAFADDPADLKRKSGLAKLTGNRQIVWRSKPQALAGMQSLLSHRPVSLTAFDNAEVHRAVESMLARHAIDTIYVFSSQMAQYVPLRPRQKVIMDFVDMDSAKFASYGETSRGFTGWMMRREARLLGAHERAIAARADASLFVSAEEAQLFEQRTGADRVHAVGNGIDTGIFDPGAQFKRIDTMGELIVFTGQMDYRPNIEGVTWFVETILPHIRLRHPNARFAIVGRKPTDAVKALTKHKGVMVTGEVADVRPWLHAASVVVAPLKLARGIQNKVLEAMAMARPVVASGAAATGIDHGGTIEVGETVGEIADAVTRILSDPATGTAFGALARQRVIDHYSWDARLAVLDEIMGLRGRNDRRLERPAAA; encoded by the coding sequence ATGGGCGATATTCTGTTCCTGGCGCATCGCGTGCCGTTCCCGCCCGACCGCGGCGACAAGATTCGCGCGTTCAACATCATCCGCTATCTGAGCGAGCGCAAGCGCGTGCATCTGGTGGCGTTCGCCGATGACCCTGCGGACCTCAAGCGCAAGTCGGGCCTCGCCAAGCTTACGGGCAACCGCCAGATCGTGTGGCGCAGCAAGCCGCAGGCGCTGGCGGGGATGCAGTCGCTGCTCTCGCACCGCCCGGTATCGCTGACCGCGTTCGACAATGCGGAGGTGCATCGCGCGGTGGAGTCGATGCTCGCGCGGCACGCGATCGACACGATCTACGTCTTCTCCAGCCAGATGGCGCAATATGTCCCGCTGCGTCCGCGCCAGAAGGTCATCATGGATTTCGTCGACATGGATTCGGCGAAGTTCGCAAGTTACGGCGAGACCAGCCGCGGCTTTACCGGATGGATGATGCGGCGCGAGGCGCGGCTGCTCGGCGCGCATGAACGGGCAATTGCCGCGCGCGCCGACGCCAGTCTGTTCGTCAGCGCCGAAGAAGCACAATTGTTCGAGCAACGCACGGGTGCCGACCGTGTCCATGCGGTGGGCAACGGCATCGACACCGGCATTTTCGACCCCGGCGCGCAGTTCAAGCGCATCGACACGATGGGCGAGCTGATCGTGTTTACCGGCCAGATGGATTACCGCCCGAATATCGAAGGCGTGACCTGGTTCGTCGAGACGATCCTGCCGCATATCCGTCTGCGCCACCCCAATGCGCGTTTTGCCATTGTCGGGCGCAAGCCGACCGATGCGGTCAAGGCGCTGACCAAGCACAAGGGCGTGATGGTGACCGGCGAGGTCGCCGATGTCCGCCCCTGGCTACACGCGGCATCGGTGGTGGTCGCGCCGCTCAAGCTGGCGCGCGGCATCCAGAACAAGGTGCTGGAGGCGATGGCGATGGCGCGGCCGGTGGTCGCTTCGGGTGCCGCCGCGACCGGCATCGACCATGGCGGCACGATCGAGGTCGGTGAGACGGTGGGCGAGATCGCCGACGCGGTGACCCGCATCCTGTCCGATCCGGCGACGGGCACGGCATTCGGCGCGCTCGCGCGGCAGCGGGTGATCGACCATTATAGCTGGGACGCGCGGCTGGCGGTGCTCGACGAGATCATGGGGCTGCGCGGCCGCAATGACAGGCGGCTGGAACGCCCGGCGGCGGCGTGA
- a CDS encoding XrtA system polysaccharide deacetylase — MVANALSVDVEDWFQVGAFETVIARDDWASLEHRVEANTDKVLALFGEGGVKATFFTLGWVAERYPALMRRIADAGHEVASHGWDHQRVFTMGPEQFRADINRARAVLEDATGQKVSGYRAPSFSIDVRTPWAHQVLAEEGYAYSSSVAPIGHDHYGWADAPRRAYRPVAGSELVELPVTTARFLGREVTTGGGFFRLLPSSVVQGAIRAMNAQGQPAIFYFHPWEVDPGQPRVENAPLKSKLRHYSRLGAMAGKLQALFAAHRWDRTDRVAAAEAALLDSVPVLEAAA, encoded by the coding sequence ATGGTCGCCAACGCCCTTTCGGTCGATGTCGAGGACTGGTTCCAGGTCGGCGCGTTCGAGACGGTGATCGCGCGCGACGACTGGGCGTCGCTGGAGCATCGTGTCGAGGCGAATACCGACAAGGTGTTGGCGCTGTTCGGCGAGGGCGGGGTCAAGGCGACATTCTTTACGCTCGGCTGGGTGGCCGAGCGCTATCCCGCGCTGATGCGGCGGATCGCCGATGCGGGGCATGAGGTCGCCAGCCATGGCTGGGACCATCAACGCGTCTTCACCATGGGGCCGGAACAGTTTCGCGCCGATATCAACCGCGCGCGCGCGGTGCTGGAGGATGCGACCGGACAGAAGGTGAGCGGATATCGCGCGCCGAGCTTCTCTATCGATGTCCGCACCCCCTGGGCGCATCAGGTGCTGGCAGAGGAAGGCTATGCCTATTCGTCGAGCGTCGCGCCGATCGGCCATGACCATTATGGCTGGGCCGATGCGCCGCGCCGGGCATATCGTCCGGTGGCGGGGAGCGAGCTGGTCGAGCTGCCGGTGACCACCGCGCGGTTCTTGGGGCGGGAGGTGACGACCGGGGGCGGGTTTTTCCGACTGTTGCCCAGCAGCGTCGTGCAGGGCGCGATCCGCGCGATGAATGCGCAGGGGCAGCCGGCGATCTTCTACTTCCATCCCTGGGAGGTCGATCCGGGCCAGCCGCGTGTGGAGAACGCGCCGCTCAAGTCGAAGCTGCGGCACTACAGCCGGCTGGGGGCGATGGCGGGGAAATTGCAGGCGCTGTTCGCGGCGCATCGCTGGGACCGCACCGATCGGGTGGCGGCGGCGGAGGCGGCATTGCTGGATAGCGTGCCGGTGCTGGAGGCGGCGGCGTGA
- a CDS encoding AAA family ATPase, with the protein MYDDHYGLSGRPFQLTPDPAFWFDTVTHKKAMAYLGYGLSQGEGFIVITGAPGAGKTTLVGHLMETIDPERLHVIKIVTTQIEAEDLLQMVAAGLNIDATHLTKAQMLAGIEKQLHAVARQGRRTLLIVDEAQALPLESLEELRMLSNFQAGGYPLLQIFLLGQPEFRGRLSDPRLDQLRQRVIAMHQLDPMGADELEPYLIHRLSCVGWRGKPRFTNDAVAAMYRWSGGIPRKVNLLAGRVLLLGAIEEITSFTGADVEAVIADLEGDLSGALPPSAPARPAPPPAPAPVPAPPEAAQAAREALRREVSAPAAPAAAPASAPVVDPEMAAQLARLEARLEEQDAALRRVLTLMVDFIEVEDARPTRRGAAA; encoded by the coding sequence ATGTACGACGACCATTATGGACTGAGCGGGAGGCCGTTCCAGCTGACGCCGGATCCGGCCTTCTGGTTCGATACCGTCACGCATAAAAAGGCGATGGCCTATCTCGGCTATGGCCTGAGCCAGGGCGAAGGATTCATCGTCATCACCGGTGCGCCCGGTGCAGGCAAGACGACGTTGGTCGGTCACCTGATGGAGACGATCGACCCCGAGCGGCTGCACGTCATCAAGATCGTCACGACCCAGATCGAGGCCGAAGACCTGTTGCAGATGGTTGCGGCAGGGCTGAACATCGATGCGACCCACCTGACCAAGGCGCAGATGCTCGCGGGAATCGAGAAGCAGCTTCACGCCGTGGCGCGGCAGGGGCGGCGGACGCTGCTGATCGTCGACGAGGCACAGGCGCTGCCGCTGGAGAGCCTGGAAGAGCTGCGCATGCTCTCCAATTTCCAGGCGGGCGGCTATCCGCTGCTGCAGATCTTCCTGCTCGGCCAGCCCGAGTTTCGCGGGCGACTGTCGGATCCGCGGCTCGACCAGCTGCGCCAGCGCGTGATCGCGATGCACCAGCTCGACCCGATGGGCGCGGACGAGCTCGAGCCCTATCTGATCCACCGCCTGTCCTGCGTCGGGTGGCGGGGCAAGCCGCGCTTCACCAACGATGCGGTCGCGGCGATGTATCGCTGGTCGGGCGGGATTCCGCGCAAGGTCAATCTGCTCGCAGGCCGGGTGCTGCTGCTCGGCGCGATCGAGGAAATTACCAGCTTTACCGGCGCCGATGTCGAGGCGGTGATCGCCGATCTGGAGGGCGATCTGTCCGGGGCGCTGCCACCTTCGGCTCCGGCGCGCCCGGCACCGCCACCGGCACCCGCTCCGGTTCCGGCACCGCCCGAAGCCGCACAGGCCGCGCGGGAGGCGTTGCGGCGCGAGGTTTCCGCTCCGGCGGCTCCTGCGGCTGCACCGGCGTCAGCTCCTGTGGTCGACCCCGAGATGGCGGCGCAGCTCGCGCGGCTCGAGGCACGGCTTGAGGAACAGGATGCGGCGCTGCGTCGCGTGCTGACGCTGATGGTCGATTTCATCGAGGTCGAGGATGCTCGACCGACGCGGCGGGGAGCCGCTGCCTGA
- a CDS encoding AAA family ATPase — protein MNDQTPKRLGGSLVERAAAHQAHVQRQAAQQVAPVHAPATKPRHDIPVFGAVEAPRAPLVRPAVAPVAQPDQQAGARRRVAIDRRKLADHGMLVPGATVTALAEEFRLAKRQLLTTARQIRATGGEGADDRSRMILVCSAKPNDGKTFCAINLALSMAAEKDVEILLVDADFAKPDVLQRLGAPDGPGLLDALSGAVSNVEDCIIDTDVPQLSVLPAGTRSVADTELLASARAHAILDGLAAANPRRIVIFDSPPILAASPASALASHVGQVMLVVRADRTRESELRDAVGLLDGCDHIQLLLNSVSIQPNGRRFGSYGAYYGEADQ, from the coding sequence ATGAACGACCAGACCCCAAAACGCCTTGGCGGATCGCTGGTGGAACGGGCCGCGGCGCACCAGGCGCACGTCCAGCGCCAGGCGGCGCAGCAGGTCGCTCCTGTGCATGCGCCCGCGACGAAGCCGCGCCACGACATTCCCGTATTCGGTGCGGTCGAGGCGCCGCGTGCGCCGCTGGTGCGTCCTGCGGTGGCACCCGTCGCTCAGCCCGATCAGCAGGCTGGCGCGCGGCGTCGCGTCGCGATCGACCGGCGGAAGTTGGCCGACCACGGGATGCTGGTGCCGGGTGCGACGGTGACCGCGCTGGCCGAGGAATTCCGGCTGGCGAAGCGCCAGTTGCTGACCACCGCGCGCCAGATCCGTGCGACGGGCGGCGAGGGTGCCGACGACCGGTCGCGGATGATCCTGGTCTGCTCGGCCAAGCCGAACGACGGCAAGACGTTTTGCGCGATCAACCTGGCGCTTTCGATGGCCGCAGAGAAGGATGTCGAAATCCTGCTGGTCGATGCGGATTTCGCCAAGCCCGACGTGCTCCAGCGACTCGGCGCACCCGACGGCCCCGGCCTGCTCGACGCGCTGTCAGGTGCGGTGTCGAACGTCGAGGACTGCATCATCGACACCGATGTGCCGCAGCTGTCGGTGCTACCGGCCGGTACGCGCAGCGTCGCCGATACCGAATTGCTCGCCAGTGCGCGGGCGCATGCAATCCTCGACGGGCTGGCGGCGGCCAATCCGCGCCGGATCGTGATCTTCGATTCGCCCCCGATTCTTGCCGCATCGCCGGCCAGCGCGCTCGCCAGCCATGTCGGGCAGGTGATGCTGGTGGTCCGCGCCGACCGCACGCGCGAGAGCGAGCTGCGCGACGCGGTCGGGCTGCTCGACGGGTGCGACCATATCCAGTTGTTGCTCAACAGTGTTTCCATCCAGCCCAATGGCCGCCGCTTCGGGAGTTACGGCGCCTATTACGGGGAAGCCGACCAATGA
- a CDS encoding XrtA system polysaccharide chain length determinant encodes MGGLWDEIRTALHGVWQRRWIAMAVAWAVCLAGWLVVSQIPNQYESRARVFVQLRSILPGEGIATQQEQQKDIDRVRTTLASATNLEKVVRGTDLANTVATDRDVADRVAGLQKKIKITAQQDNLFEITATADSGKLSRTIVQKLIDIFVEDNLGTIRDEASQSLQFLDQQLAQRQKALQEAEAKKADFQTRYLGSLPGTGTLAERLAAARAQLAQVNQELAAAQSGLAAVNGQMAGTSATVAGVGGGGAVAGPARARLSAIQGQLAEARARLYRQSPRRHRAQEPVVGGAERGATRAGLFGRRRGASANPLYLSLRAMQADKSAQVAALTNRKAQIEADMAAIDQKIAGDPAAAQEQAEIDRNYQVMKAAYDKLLADREQVKLRSQAAGQADAVKFNVIDPPTAPRSPTAPNRPLLLTGVLIVGLGAGVAVAFGLSQLAGTFPTTARLEKMSGMPVIGSIGEVVTGAQTALRRKRFQMFAAASAGLVVAWVALLGLEMLQRGMSA; translated from the coding sequence GTGGGGGGATTGTGGGACGAGATCAGGACGGCACTTCACGGCGTGTGGCAACGCCGCTGGATTGCCATGGCCGTCGCCTGGGCAGTCTGCCTGGCGGGCTGGCTCGTCGTGTCGCAGATCCCGAACCAGTATGAGAGCCGCGCGCGCGTCTTCGTTCAGCTGCGTTCGATCCTGCCCGGTGAGGGCATCGCAACCCAGCAGGAACAGCAGAAGGATATCGACCGCGTCCGCACCACGCTGGCGAGTGCGACCAATCTGGAAAAGGTCGTGCGCGGCACCGACCTCGCCAACACCGTCGCAACCGACCGCGATGTCGCGGACCGGGTCGCGGGTTTGCAGAAGAAGATCAAGATTACTGCGCAGCAGGATAATCTGTTCGAGATCACCGCGACGGCGGACAGCGGCAAGTTGTCGCGCACGATCGTCCAGAAGCTGATCGACATCTTTGTCGAGGACAATCTGGGCACGATCCGCGACGAGGCGAGCCAGTCGCTCCAGTTTCTCGACCAACAGCTCGCCCAGCGTCAGAAGGCATTGCAGGAGGCGGAGGCCAAGAAGGCGGATTTCCAGACCCGCTATCTTGGCTCGCTGCCCGGGACCGGCACGCTTGCCGAGCGGCTGGCGGCGGCGCGTGCGCAACTGGCGCAGGTCAATCAGGAACTGGCGGCGGCGCAGAGCGGTCTAGCAGCAGTCAACGGTCAGATGGCGGGCACGTCAGCGACGGTCGCGGGCGTTGGCGGCGGCGGTGCCGTGGCCGGGCCGGCGCGGGCGCGGCTGTCTGCGATCCAGGGGCAGCTCGCCGAAGCGCGCGCGCGGCTTTACCGACAATCACCCCGACGTCATCGCGCTCAAGAGCCAGTTGTCGGCGGCGCAGAGCGCGGCGCGACGCGAGCCGGTCTATTCGGGCGGCGGCGGGGGGCGAGCGCCAACCCGCTCTACCTGAGCCTGCGCGCGATGCAGGCCGACAAGTCGGCGCAGGTTGCCGCGCTGACCAATCGCAAGGCGCAGATCGAGGCGGACATGGCCGCGATCGACCAAAAGATCGCTGGCGACCCCGCCGCAGCGCAAGAACAGGCCGAGATCGACCGCAACTATCAGGTGATGAAGGCCGCCTATGACAAGCTGCTCGCCGATCGCGAGCAGGTGAAATTGCGCAGCCAGGCTGCAGGCCAGGCCGATGCGGTCAAGTTCAACGTGATCGATCCGCCGACTGCGCCGCGTTCGCCGACCGCGCCCAACCGGCCGCTGTTGCTGACCGGCGTGCTGATCGTCGGACTAGGCGCCGGCGTTGCCGTCGCGTTCGGCCTCAGCCAGTTGGCGGGCACGTTCCCGACCACCGCGCGGCTCGAGAAGATGAGCGGGATGCCGGTGATCGGTTCGATCGGCGAAGTCGTGACCGGGGCGCAGACCGCATTGCGCCGGAAGCGATTCCAGATGTTTGCAGCGGCGTCCGCAGGATTGGTCGTCGCATGGGTAGCGCTGCTGGGGCTTGAAATGCTCCAGCGCGGCATGAGCGCGTGA
- a CDS encoding XrtA/PEP-CTERM system exopolysaccharide export protein, giving the protein MRLGNSGKSVALPLMMAAALSGCMGGGNRPELPTTTFVASREGPGEEYVIGPLDTLQIFVWRNQELSAEVQVRPDGRITTPLVSDMPAVGKTPAMLADDLKYALGEYIKDPIVSVVVKSFSGTFSQQIRIVGATEKPASLPYRANMTLLDAMIAVGGLSEFAAGNRARLVRYDKASGRQREYKVRLSDLLKNGDTSANVRLEPGDVIIIPESMF; this is encoded by the coding sequence ATGCGTTTGGGGAACTCCGGAAAGAGCGTGGCGCTTCCGCTGATGATGGCGGCGGCGCTTTCGGGCTGTATGGGCGGTGGGAACCGTCCGGAGCTGCCCACGACAACCTTCGTCGCCAGCCGTGAGGGTCCGGGCGAGGAATATGTCATTGGCCCGCTCGATACGCTGCAGATCTTCGTGTGGCGCAACCAGGAATTGTCGGCTGAGGTGCAGGTCCGCCCGGATGGCCGCATCACCACGCCACTGGTGAGCGACATGCCGGCGGTCGGCAAGACCCCGGCGATGCTGGCCGACGACCTCAAATATGCGCTGGGCGAATATATCAAGGATCCGATCGTGTCGGTCGTGGTCAAGAGTTTCTCGGGCACGTTCAGCCAGCAGATCCGAATCGTGGGTGCGACCGAAAAGCCCGCGTCGCTGCCCTACCGCGCCAACATGACCCTGCTCGACGCGATGATCGCGGTCGGAGGGCTCAGCGAATTCGCCGCAGGCAATCGTGCGCGGCTGGTCCGTTACGACAAGGCAAGCGGGCGTCAGCGCGAATACAAGGTGCGCCTGTCCGACCTTCTCAAGAATGGCGACACCAGCGCGAATGTCCGGCTGGAGCCGGGCGACGTGATCATCATTCCCGAGAGCATGTTCTAA
- a CDS encoding pyridoxal-dependent decarboxylase, exosortase A system-associated, whose product MKPMGPIPPYFAGQSGELRIAGRSAGDWVAQAGTPLFVYDASIVRERVGQLRAALPGAVEIHFAIKANPLPAFLQAVSPLVGGLDVASGGELAKALAVKDASHISFAGPGKRDAELEAAIVAGATLNLESEGEADRALAIGDRLGVTPKLAVRVNPSFELKGSGMKMGGRPSPFGIDADRVPTLVKRLIAAGADWRGFHIFAGSQALDSDAICETQAATAGLARELAEAAGAKAPLVNLGGGFGIPYFSGDTAVDIALVGERLADVLEPDQAYAIELGRWIAGECGVYLTRIVDRKVSGDEIFLICDGGLNHQLAASGNFGTVVRRNYPIAIAGRMGAETTETVSVVGPLCTPLDRLGDKVALPPAQVGDVVALFLAGAYGASASPSGFLGHGPAAEIVA is encoded by the coding sequence ATGAAGCCGATGGGACCGATCCCGCCCTATTTTGCGGGGCAGAGCGGGGAGTTGCGGATCGCTGGGCGGTCGGCGGGCGACTGGGTGGCGCAGGCGGGGACGCCGCTGTTCGTCTATGACGCGTCAATCGTGCGCGAGCGGGTCGGGCAGCTGCGGGCGGCGTTGCCGGGTGCGGTCGAAATTCATTTTGCGATCAAGGCCAATCCGTTACCAGCGTTTCTGCAAGCAGTTTCTCCGCTGGTCGGCGGGCTGGATGTAGCGTCGGGAGGCGAGCTGGCCAAGGCGCTGGCGGTCAAGGATGCGAGTCACATCAGCTTCGCCGGACCGGGCAAGCGCGATGCGGAGCTGGAGGCTGCGATCGTTGCTGGGGCGACGCTGAACCTTGAGTCCGAGGGCGAGGCGGATCGCGCGCTGGCGATAGGTGACCGGTTGGGTGTGACGCCCAAGCTGGCGGTGCGGGTCAATCCGTCGTTCGAGCTCAAGGGTTCGGGCATGAAGATGGGCGGGCGACCGTCGCCGTTCGGGATCGACGCAGACCGCGTGCCGACGCTGGTGAAGCGATTGATCGCGGCGGGCGCGGACTGGCGCGGGTTCCATATCTTTGCCGGGTCGCAGGCGCTGGACAGCGACGCGATCTGCGAGACGCAGGCGGCGACGGCGGGGCTGGCGCGGGAACTGGCGGAGGCGGCGGGAGCGAAAGCACCGTTGGTCAATCTCGGCGGCGGGTTCGGCATCCCATATTTTTCGGGCGATACTGCCGTCGATATCGCGCTGGTCGGCGAACGGCTGGCGGATGTGCTGGAGCCGGATCAAGCCTATGCGATCGAGCTGGGGCGGTGGATCGCGGGCGAGTGCGGCGTGTATCTGACCCGGATAGTCGACCGAAAGGTCAGCGGGGACGAGATTTTCCTGATCTGTGACGGCGGACTCAATCACCAGCTCGCGGCGTCGGGGAATTTCGGCACAGTAGTGCGGCGCAATTACCCGATTGCGATTGCAGGGCGGATGGGCGCGGAGACAACCGAAACGGTTTCGGTGGTTGGCCCGCTCTGCACCCCGCTCGATCGACTTGGGGACAAGGTGGCGCTGCCGCCGGCGCAAGTGGGGGATGTGGTCGCGCTGTTCCTGGCCGGGGCCTATGGCGCGAGCGCCAGTCCCTCAGGGTTCCTGGGGCACGGCCCGGCGGCGGAAATCGTCGCCTGA
- a CDS encoding acyl carrier protein: MQPDGYHEVEEAVRGVLRDVLGIDAARAATFTEATPLFGALPELDPMAVAGVLTEIEDRLGIIIDDDEVDGDMLETFGALVQFAASKALT, translated from the coding sequence GTGCAGCCTGACGGATATCATGAGGTCGAAGAAGCTGTGCGCGGCGTATTGCGCGACGTGCTGGGCATCGACGCCGCCCGCGCCGCGACCTTTACGGAGGCGACGCCCTTGTTCGGCGCGCTCCCCGAACTCGATCCGATGGCGGTCGCCGGCGTGCTGACCGAGATCGAAGACCGCCTCGGCATCATCATCGACGACGACGAAGTCGATGGCGACATGCTCGAAACCTTCGGCGCGCTGGTCCAGTTCGCCGCGTCCAAGGCGCTGACCTGA